The following is a genomic window from Anopheles aquasalis chromosome 3, idAnoAquaMG_Q_19, whole genome shotgun sequence.
CAAGCAAAACTAACAGAGATCATTGACAGCGATATCTATGAATAGATTCATGTTTTGAAATCTTTCTTCAGCGTCCATCAGTCGTCCGAATAATGAAAAAGAATCATGAtgaaaatccaaatccaaatcaaCTACCGATAAGCTAACAGTTGTTAGATCGTAACATTTCCTTATCTTTACAGCATCCTTCATCGATTGAGTCCGTTTCATCCAAAGAACATCTATAAACCTACCCGATTCACACAGTCCATCATTACAGTTTCCTTTCTGTTCGTCTGCTTTTCATTTggcatcctttttcctttacGAACCTTCACCTTCCACCGCTGAGCTCAATCACTTGGTTTTGCTTATAAATGCTTTATGCTCGTGGATACATACTGCAACGGGAAAGATAGCGCAGTGGGAAGGTGGACACTACATATTCGGACGATCacattcttccttcttttagCGAAAGCGCGCGCCTTATTAGGGGAAGAAAACACTAGCTCATCTCCTGCAAACCCATCCCGTTCACAGTAAACCATTCACGCACATTCTGATTGAAGCCCTGtctcgccgttgtcgttgcaAAAGGTTTtacaaataaacataaaaagtgGCAACACACGAGACCTATAGCTGGGATACCACCAGGGGTGGTTCTTCCCAAACTCATTTGGTTTATGATTTCGCCGAAACATGTGACCGTGGTGTGCGCGGTGCCTAAATCGATGGTTTTTCCGTCTTCGAGCGCGTCTTGGGTACCTTTTCTGGTTTCTTGGTGCGCGGTAGTGTCGTACAGCTGGCCGACATCTTCTCctgaaaggaaagagagagcgagagagcaaaagttGAGTGTTTGATGCCTATTTGTGTGAAGTTTTTTTATTGTAGCTCATGATCACAAAGGTTTTTATCAGCACAAATGACTCTGTCGCAGCATCCAACATGTTATTCGGTATTTGAAAGAATTGCATTACGTACGATTCATTATGAAAATGCAGACAAATGAACATGAAATCTCGATGAAACGCAGGATGCACTTGTGATCGTGGTCGtgatttcaaaacaaacaaagagagTCAAAGGGTAACTTCGATTAACGTTGCAAAGCTTCCACGAGAGATGAAAAAGCCACGTTGTTTAATCATACAGCTGACGAAATGGCTCGAAGTTGTGAAATCGCAATGACAAATGTATCTTTCTGACATCTCATCAGCCAAGCATGAGCACACGTGGATTGCTATCATGCTCCCTGGCGACGTTAGTACATTTTACGGCTCGCAGGCCCACTAATCCTCTACAAACGGCCATTCTATTAGTGACGAACACAATGTGGACTGTCGGTTCGATGTCTAAAATATCAAACATAAATTCTAAATCGCATCAATCGAAAACATACAATATCGAAACTCAAATGAACGAAACAgatacacaaaaaacacacaaatgaaACTCGGGAAGCAAAAGAACGAAGCGACACGCAGCCTAACCTCTCGTATGCcaccgaccggtcggtcggtcggtcggtttagATTTGTGTTTCTCTCGGATGGCCACTGGTCGCAGCAGACGATGGAAGTGGAGAGGCGTCTCTAGCACGGTTGCCGCTGCttgtaccatcaccaccgtgtcCCTTAAACATCCCCGTCAGGGAGCTCATAAACTTCTTCGATTTGGTCTTATCGGATGAAGACACCGCtggaggagaagaggaggaaccTGCCAACCCGTTCgttgattttctttcaacCGATTGACCTCTACTGGGAGCCACCGGAGGAGCGGCCAGGTTTGCTTTCGGGACAGCCGATCGTTCACGAATGACCAACATTTCcggtgctggttgtggtgaTACCGACGGAGACGGAGGTACCGGAGGTGCCATACGCTGTTTACCAAAAGAAGCATGCTTTCTTGGTTGTGCTATGGGCCCACTACTGCCACTGCACTCTGACAGAGCCAAAGAGGACGTCGATGAAGCTAGATTGGTGGCTGGACATTCCAGCAGCGTTGGGTGTGTGGATTCTTGTACTGGAGCTGTTAAATCTGCTACCGAGCTGTTAGATTCCGGAACAGAGACGCTCGATGGTAGCTCTTCCAAGTTCTTATCCTCTTCGGTAACTGGTTTCTCATCGGTCGCAGCTGCTTCTGAAGCATCAGCTCTTTCCGGAAGGTTCTCATTGTTTGCGGATGATTCTAAAGTGATTACTGGAACTTCTTGTTCCACAACAGTAGTCGGAACAGTCGCAACGTCTTCATTTGCTTGGTCAATAACGACCGGAGGAGGCAGCTCCGAAGGGATACTATCATCCACAGTAGATTCCGGGAATTTAACGTTAGTTTCCGTGGCTGGTTCTGACTGCACCTCAGGCTCGATCATTTCAATCTCTTGAAACTCATCTTCGTCGTTTGACGAGAGTGAAATAGTGTCTTGAAATTCGTCATCCACAGGTTGAGAGCACTCGGAGATCACTGCGCTCGTCGGGACATTGGTAGATTCATTCAGTTCCTGGCTTGCCACTTGCAGCTGCGGCGTTGGATTCTCCTGCCTTTCTacggctgttgctgcaacactAACGACTTCTGTCACTTTTGGTTCAACAGTCTCCATGAGAACTTCCTCAGCGTGATCTTTTACCTcctgtcgctgctgttgttccatCCACTGAAGAAACTTTCGATACTTTTCTCGTTCCTCGAGTGGAACATTAGCCAGCGATGGTTCGAAGGACTGGGATGCATTGGAGTAGATCGGAGCGGCACCAGAAGAGACTCGTTGCTGGGCGATAAACGTTTCTCCAGCCTGCGTAATGGCCGGTAATGAACCATTCACCGGTAGCTCGTAGATACTGGCTCGCGGAGGACCTCCACCGAATGCATAACTGTTGTTACCCTCACGGTCATAGTACTCAAACCTACCATCGTCAATCTCGTAACCGTCCTTGGCAAAACGAAATAGTaaagcaaattaaaaaaaaaacccaaaggtAAAAATGAAAGGATCGGCGAAGAGACTAATCCAAACACTCCATTCTAGTAGAAAGATCGCAGATCGAGAACTTCGCTAAGGAACGAGAGAGCTGGAAATCTGCTCgtctaagcagcagcagctatacTTACCTCTCgtgttttcgatttcagcCGCGGCCGGGCAGTGTTGCTCATTGAGGCCGTTCGGCTGAGTCCTGGCTCAGCACTCGAGTATCCCGAGCTGATATCATCCGACGATCGAATGTAGCTGCAATGGGACGAGCATTTCAAACCCGTTAAATATCAAAAAGTGAGCAGAAACCCGTTCCGCATATGAACTTACTTGTACGGTGGAGCAGCGGCCCCTTGGTAAGGTGTTCCGGCGATTTCCACTTCCGGGAAGTACATATCCATCTGCCGGTTTCCGGATGAGGAGCGAGAGCTCTTCGAGCGCAAAACACGCTGCGACCGGGGGACAATCTCGTCAACCTCATCCTGGGTTCGCTGCGTATCCGGTTCCGACAGATCGCTTAAGCTGTAGCTCTTGCGTAGTGTTTGAAccagtccaccaccaccctatCAATGGAATACAAAGGATAAGAGAGAAGGTCAGTTCGCGTAGAGAGTAGTCTCTGAGTGGCCTTTTCAGCTTTTTTCATGACTCTTTTCTAGCAGTATTATTAACAATCTGAATGTTTGTCGGTGGCGATGCAAGTGCGTTGAGGTACAATGTGATAGATGGTGATAACAATTTAGTCAAACGATATAATTTACAAAACAGAGGCTAATACGAAAAAAGATAACTAACCAAAGCAGCCAACAATACATACATACCAACAGAACCGGATGAACATATTTCACAAACAAAGTCGGCGGCGTGACAAGTCAAGGAAGCTCGATTGTTCGATGAACGGCGCACAAAGTGGGCCACTAATTGCGGAAAGATCAGACGGCTGTGCGCGTGCTCGTTAGACTGGTTTAGTGAAGCGTAACTTACCTACTTCGATTGGCCTAACGGAAGGCTACAGTGAAGGTGAAACACATGAATTTGCTGGACAAAGCATCTAGTTGGCGCTCGCGTgagtttgcgtttgtttgtgattAATATGCAGCGAAAGCGTACCTACTACGTACAAGTCGAAAGCATCTTTATGATTTATTTCCtcaatgttttttgtttatctaTCATCGCTAATCATTTTCACAAGCATCAGTCCTGAAGCGTCCTTTGATTTTGAGGCTGGTTGATAGAACGCCCTGAAAAATGGCCCTAAATGATAACGGTGGTGGCTAATGGTTAACAAAACCTTACTGTGACATTTTCTACTACTTTTAAAATCAACTTTTGCATACTATTTAACGTACTCCGGCCTACATGCCAATAACTT
Proteins encoded in this region:
- the LOC126578229 gene encoding receptor expression-enhancing protein 1 isoform X3 — its product is MISAIVSRLVILLFGTLYPAYASYKAVRTKNVKEYVKWMMYWIVFAFFTCIETFTDILLSWFPFYYEIKVIIVLWLLSPATRGSSTLYRKFVHPMLTRREQEIDDYINQAKEKGYTAVLQLGSKGVNYATNVIMQTAIKGGGGLVQTLRKSYSLSDLSEPDTQRTQDEVDEIVPRSQRVLRSKSSRSSSGNRQMDMYFPEVEIAGTPYQGAAAPPYNYIRSSDDISSGYSSAEPGLSRTASMSNTARPRLKSKTREEKMSASCTTLPRTKKPEKVPKTRSKTEKPSI
- the LOC126578229 gene encoding uncharacterized protein LOC126578229 isoform X1; this encodes MISAIVSRLVILLFGTLYPAYASYKAVRTKNVKEYVKWMMYWIVFAFFTCIETFTDILLSWFPFYYEIKVIIVLWLLSPATRGSSTLYRKFVHPMLTRREQEIDDYINQAKEKGYTAVLQLGSKGVNYATNVIMQTAIKGGGGLVQTLRKSYSLSDLSEPDTQRTQDEVDEIVPRSQRVLRSKSSRSSSGNRQMDMYFPEVEIAGTPYQGAAAPPYNYIRSSDDISSGYSSAEPGLSRTASMSNTARPRLKSKTREDGYEIDDGRFEYYDREGNNSYAFGGGPPRASIYELPVNGSLPAITQAGETFIAQQRVSSGAAPIYSNASQSFEPSLANVPLEEREKYRKFLQWMEQQQRQEVKDHAEEVLMETVEPKVTEVVSVAATAVERQENPTPQLQVASQELNESTNVPTSAVISECSQPVDDEFQDTISLSSNDEDEFQEIEMIEPEVQSEPATETNVKFPESTVDDSIPSELPPPVVIDQANEDVATVPTTVVEQEVPVITLESSANNENLPERADASEAAATDEKPVTEEDKNLEELPSSVSVPESNSSVADLTAPVQESTHPTLLECPATNLASSTSSLALSECSGSSGPIAQPRKHASFGKQRMAPPVPPSPSVSPQPAPEMLVIRERSAVPKANLAAPPVAPSRGQSVERKSTNGLAGSSSSPPAVSSSDKTKSKKFMSSLTGMFKGHGGDGTSSGNRARDASPLPSSAATSGHPRETQI